Below is a genomic region from Henckelia pumila isolate YLH828 chromosome 3, ASM3356847v2, whole genome shotgun sequence.
ttaaggctgaaagaatgagaccaggtggtatgttacttagtcttgaagtaccacagtggaattgggaacacattactatggatttcgtgacacacctacctcgatctaatcgtggttgtgatgccatttgggttattgtggatagattgtctaaatctgcccattttattccatatgatcgtacgtggacatatacgaaaatggcaaaaatgtacattgatcagatagtgcgattgcatggtgtgccagttactatagtatcagaccgtgatcccagatttacttctaagttttgatctagtttgcaatcagctttgggttctaaattggccatgagtactgcctatcatccacagacagatggtcaatctgaaaggactattcagacacttgaagatttattacgagctgttgtgatggattttagtggtggttggcaagaatctttagctctggtggaattctcttacaataatagttatcaagtatctatcgggatgacaccatttgaagccttgtatggcATAAAATGTAGATCTCCGATCTGTTGAgaagaagtaggagaacgacagttgtcaggaccagagtttattcaagagatgaaagaaaaagttgacctgatcaggaaaagaatgaaagcagcccaggatcgtcaagccagctatgctaataacagacgtagacctttagaatttcaggttggcgattttgttttcttgaaagtatcaccatttcatggtactatgagatttgggcgtaaagggaaattagctcctcgttatatcggtccatacgagattgttgagaagattggtattttagcgtatcgtttgaacttgccgcagagtttgtctgcgatacatgatgtatttcacgtatctatgctacggaagtatgaaccagatccttctcatatcttgagggctgatgatgtggagttggatagttcccttagctatgttgaatatccagtgcagattcttgatcgtaaagaaaagcaacttAGGAACAAGACGATTCCTTTAGTTATGGTGGAATGAAGTAGACATGGGAGAGAAGAAGCCACATGGGAATTGGAGTCTAGAATGCGTCAAGAATGGCCTCACTTGTTTGAAAATATGATGACTTATTCCATGTACTCTAATTTTCCTATGTACTATCAGTGGTAGATGTTTAACCACTTTGTATATAAGTTTGATGTgtgtttaatttcgaggacgaaatcttctttttagagggggagaaatgtaaggacccgattttactctattaattaatttgtgtgttaaaaatatgtatttataaatatcggtttatcgacgatattaaattgcatattttatttataaatcacagaggagttgaaataactcaaaccgggtcaagttttaatcccgaatgaataaaataagacacacaTTTAAACTAAaccatattttaattatggaTATACATATAGATATGATACATATCATATTCTCTCTCATCACCATCATCTTCTCGGCGTCTGtatcgatttttctttctttttctttcaacATTTCTTCCGTCATTTTAAATGTCCGTATCTCCTTCGTTTTTGGCCGGATTTCAAAAGTAAtatagttccggaatcctcgTGACGAGACCTATCTTTTGATACCGCTTTTGTAATATTTCCTCGCAATACTCGGAAACCCGCCGCCCCCTGTTCACGTTTTCCGGCCGATTTCCGTCGCCATCATCGCCAGTCTTCGTGGTGTTTGCTTTAGAGACGATTTGAGTTTAGTTTTGAGTCCTTAATCGCAACTTCAGAGACGGTTTTGGGGTGAGCCGATTTTTAGTTCaacttatatgatttttggttgaattttgatttaaagAATTGATAATTGTTGTGTTTTGGATGTAGGAACAACATTTTTGTGGATTTGAGGTATTGAACGAAATTTCCAGACTTAATTGtagaattttggaaaattcagatttaTATAAGTTGGGATTTTTGACGTTTATAGTTGTTTTAATCATTATACGGTTGCTTAGTTGTGTTAGAACtagtatatatgattttttagtaTGTATGAGcaattttatggaaaatttcaGATTATTTACCTTTGGGTATTGCGACATTTTAGAGTCATTTATCTAGATTTAGACATTGATAGGATGACTGaatatgaaatatgaatatttGGAACTGTTAGTTTGATTTTTAGACTTAGTTCCGATAATTGTCAGATTTGTAAACGAAAATAGGAATTGATGTGAAATAAATGGTATTTCACAGGATTGGAGTATTCGAATattacttgagatatttctgtggtaattaagtgttggttgaggtacgtatgagctgtttatattacgacgcctataatggcatgtaatgatattaagtattttgtaatgagtgataatgtgttttatgtgcttacgtggattatatgattgcattcactcatttacaagtttacatagcacgttgagccttgactcctttgattactattgatattgatctcttgagatgtattgagtcatcatggagcgagtgacattgttttagtgcactcctgagatagcatgagacacggacaggtagctcctgtcgccctctgatgctacgtacgacactcctgatgacagcatgaggctggacgggtcgctcctgtcaccctccgatgctatgtgtatggattagcagtgatgattcgaggtctgctgcgttcctggcacgggtggccactgagtttattgtgatacgattatttggactccttttggtatcccttatttcattgatacctgtcacgcattacattgcatttcattgcattgtacttgattttattcatgtcagttatatttgtcgtaatttttatagttcgtcgtactggggtccgacccctgttttctttttatgctgtggttgtttgtgatttcatagcaggttatccagggggatttgacgcatctggtggagcgtcatctagtggtacccagtgagacgagcgtggagtcgagttcccagatatatgtatatatatcagtttagcgagttttatatttgccggggtgatgccctgtgtatctgtataaatagttttggaccttgttttgaattgttatttgtgtgatcgagccttcaggctctgcatgtgtttagtcctggtcagtgcggctataggtttgtaaattggagttgtgactctattttcgagtatatattgctggttgtgttgtacaggtttttgggatgtcctatttacgaataggtcatgccgaaatttctgtaggcccaaacgcaaatttttaactcgttttcgctgtttacattaattaatcctagttgtttgatcattaaatattaaatcaggacacggaCCCTTTTATTAGGTTACTAAGAAAACATCAACCAACCTCATTGTTTTGAGCGGGCCAGGCCAACCCAATGGAATGATGTGTAATTCGAGTGGGTTGTGGCGGGTATTGGGTGGTCTGCTTTTTGGTtaattgaaaaattatcaatccaacctatttatttatataacaGGACGGGCCCAGCCTATGTTCACatctttattaaaaaatttacttttttttacataaaaattataattttaatgagTTGTTGTATCATAGTGAAATtttatctcataaaattgactTGTGAAATCATCTCTCGTTTTTGTGTTCACAAAttgacatgatatatatatatatatatatatatatatatatatatatatatcaagagATCCTAATTAGGATTTTGGTCTATAAATtggtttattttttattctagttttgtaatttttcaaaGTGTAGTTTTCATTCAATAActttaattgatattttttcCGTTATTTTTGTCCAAAATTGATAAATTCAAAGAACATTCCTTATTTGATATCGATATTTTTCTACATAGCTATAATGACGAAAATGAAAGCTATATATGCCTATAATACATGTATTAAAATCTAAGAGAAATGAAAAGAGTTTTCCTCACATTTTGAAACATTAGGTgtcgtttttgtttttttgtttttttttttacttttttaatatatgtaacATTGACTTTATTTGCACCATAAGAGCTACGTAGAGAATCGAAGACAAATAAGTCATATCCAATGGATTAATTGAATTCAAatgaaaaaagaacaaaaaaaaaatgaattatcAGATGAAAACCAAACTTCAACAATTTACCACACAGAGATGATCACGATCTGATTTTgcatttttggtttttattaaattcaaaccgacgttaTGAACCTAAAGATTCAACGATTTTGGGCTCCTTTGGAATGGTTAGAACTTCCAGTATGTCAAAAATAAAACAACTAAGAAATCATTATTTTACCAGTAACGAAATGAAGTTCTTAATTATCCGGCTAGGTCGGTTTGACCAAGCTACTTAAGTAGTTTTTGAGAACGTTTTTAGGAAGcaattctcaattttttttcacatAATTAGAGAGCTTCTGAGAAACACTTGagcttttctttcacaaaatttcagctttttcttcgcaaaatttcgaaattttgtgaaaaaaactAGAATTGCTTCCTAAAAACTCTCTCATACGCTATCTTAATTTGCTACTCCGATGTCCCTATAACTTGATTCACTTGCACCCTTCTTAGCATTTCGATCTGCGATCCATGCGATTtataacaaagaaaaaaaaagcaaGTTCTCTACCCAAAAAAGGGGATCATGATTTAGGGAAAAAAATGGCCCAAGGATCTAAAAGAAGGTAGCACACACAAATGAATGAACCATttcactaaatattttcattcccATTCTGCATACTAGATCCAAGGCAAACTTTCTCAACAAGAACATTTCCTATTGGATCGATTCTATATGAAACATCAAGTCCTTCCAAAACCAGATGATAAACGACGTCATGAAATGAAAGGGACTGTGGCTCATGTCCATGTTCAAAATCTCTGCGTCTCTCATAACTTCTCACTATCGTATCACCGTCTTCTCCACTGCAATCATCGGTTTTGAGCAGGGCATTATGAGGATGGCTTCGTTGAGCTAATGATCGTATATCCCATGAGAGCACTTGCTTTATCAAGCTTAGATATTCATCTGGAGAGAAGTAAAGtgacttcttttcctggaatagGCGAAAGACACAAAGTCCCAACTGTCAAAGCATGTCttataaacaaaatttaaactGAGTTTAACAGTCTTACCACCATTGCCCAACAATCCGTGAGACTGGATGAAAAGTCCTCAGAGAAGCTAACTGAAGGTACGGCTAGTATATCATCCATCTGTTCAAGGAAATGGACAAGCTATTTATTTCGAAGCAGAAAACCTAACCAGAAGAATGACAAGTTTCGAAAGTTACATGCACATCCAAGCAATAGATGCTACATTACCTTGCGCATAAGGTCAGATATTTCAAATAGATGCACAAAGGTAATTTAAACCTTAAAAAAAGGTATTCCACATCAAAATTCTACCCTCGAAAGTTCCTTACTGATGACGCATTGACAACAGAAGGAAGAAACAATATTTCTTGAAATAGTAAATTAGGAGAACAAGATACCTTTACCCAGTCAGGAACTGTCGCACCTGTGATGCTGTCACAGTATGGCAGATAAGGTTTGATGTCCAGAATTGGCTGCAACCAGATTTCAAGTACTAGGAAGAGTTAATACATGACGTcgaaaaaaaatgcaaataacAATTAGCTGAGAGACTAGGTGAGAAACAAAAGAGAAATTCGTTTCACCAATAATAACCGTCAATATACAATGAAGACTTACGGTTCCGTCAACCAGATCCACACCAGAGAGCAACACCGTATGTCCATGTACTGCCTCCACCTAAAACGACCAACAACTATTTAATGCATGACCTTGACAAGAAAAAGCAAAACTATTTCATCCATCAACCAGAGAAAAAAATGCATGCTTGTGTTTCAAGAACCATCCTCATCAATTTGAGGGCTAGTTAGACATTGTCGAGTAATGAACCTAGTTGTCCAAGACTGAAAAATGTGGCCaatgattaaaaaaaagtttGAGTATCTATTGCTACTAATTAAGTAGTAGTGATGGATAAGAACTACTTCAGTCCACAAAATGTGTGTATCGCACAAAATACCCCCCAACTCGGAGTATCATACGAGTCCACTGTCCGAGTTTATTCCTTGGATAAATTTGGAACTCATTCATGTGCATAGGTTTACCAACCCCATATCCACATTAGCCACTTTTGATTTCATATTAGCCAATTTATCTCAGAGAACATTCCAATCTTAACATACTACTTATGATTTGAAAAAGAACCAAGTGACGAAAAAGATTGATGCATTTGTCAAAGTATGAATCATTACTGATTATTTGATCGCTCTACAGGCTCTCGGTTTAGTTTCTTGGAATTGTCGTGAAAAAAGTTCCATGAGACGTACATAGAAGAGGTTTTGGGAATATGAGATAATTTAAGTCATGCTATTTGGCTTCTGAATAACTCAATAATACCTTTGCCACTGTTAATCCAATGGGACAGGGACGATGTGGAGATCTCGTGGCAAAAAGTCCAACTTTTTCACCTTTGAGTCTGGGTACCCTTACCTATTTATCAATACAATCTCTTAGTAAAGTCATAGAATTTAAGAAACCTTTGGAAGTGAATGAGAACACAAACCTTTGCCTTAAATTTTGATTGTGATGGCTTATTCCATAACTTATCCAGATTTGTGTTTAGATGAAACACGTAGATAATCCAACAGTGTGAATACCCTTCAAGACCCTCAAGAGATGCGTGTGGAACCCGggtcaaatcaaatattaaagaTGCTCTAGCAAGAGGTACAAGTAAAGGCTGTCTTGGAGTCCCATTCCTAGACAAATCAAGGGAATGTTCACACACACACAGCCATTAATACCTTCATTGTTTGTACACAAAGGAGAAAAGTGCAACTTATTTGTTAAAAGAATAAAGACCAAGTCAAGTAAGAAGTTAATGTCCATCATACTCGAAAAGATAGATTTCACTGCAGATACAAACATATGAGATAATATTTTcgtaaaaatttcaagaagcaTGATTCAAGATAAGAAAATTAGTCAAATCCACTAAGCATGAGAGCTAATAATCAGAAGTCCAACAGAGGATAAGCAAGCATTGTAAAAGAACCATAAACTTCAATTTCATTAACACAAGCCCTTGCTAAAGATAATAGATCCCTGAAGCTCTTTTACACActgtaaaaaattaaattcatcatCCAAAATGAAATATGGAGTCACTAATTCTGTCTGCACTATCAAAGATTTACGAAGAAGTTTCTTCTAATTTGGTATGAGCCTAGTTCATCAAACTAGCTCATcaaattttatatcaaaatcaaaTGAGACTTTCCTTATGGTAGGATCAAGATCTCCGCAATTGGTTAAAATCAAATAGGAACATTACAAGTCATAAGAATGAAAATTCTAGAGGATGCTGTTTTCCCACATTACCGCGTAGAGAAGCATGACTTGACCACCCCAATTTGTGCCATGGGGTATGCCTTCAATAACTTTGTTTCAGCTTTGCCACAGTGAGGCTGGTTCAAGGCTTCTCTCAAAGCCTAGAACAAGACAtgtaattcgaaaattatgaAAGCAGCATGGGATATACAGGTTTGTGATAGTAATTTCATGGAAAAGACATCTTAATTCTCCTTATTTTACTTTGTTAACCAAGAAGGCAGACAACGATGGCCTGGTGATTCAACAGATCCTCTGATGGCCATAAGAAATAAAGAACAGCCAAATCAACTTCCCTCCCCAAGTTAGGTTTGTTGCGTCTGCACCAACTAGAAGACGTGGGAGAAGGATGGAAAAAGGGGGTGCAATCATGTCGTTGGGGAGGTTTAGGAAATATATGGAACAAGTTATGAGTCAGGATTGCACCTATGCTATTACATATTATTGTGGGTGTTTTCAGTTTGGATTGGTTGCACTAGCAGTTGTTTTTCTCAAGATGGTGAGTGGATAACGCAACTTCACAAGAGACATTCGACctggtcaattttgtgagacgtaTCTCATATTTGGGTCagccatgaaaaaatattacttttcgtGCCAACGTATTACTTTTATCATAAATATGGGCAGAGTTAACCCGTCTCACAGATCTGAGACATACTCTATTTAGAATtatgcaacaaaaacaaaactggAATACTTCTACACAATTTGAACTTGAGGACAAAGTGAGTCTCAGATGGGACTAGAAAGAAAGAATACTAATTACAAGGTCCAATTTAGAACCATCAATGATTTATTGTCGTCTAATTTTCGATATGCAGATAAAATAGAAGATTCTCGGTCATTTTTTTTAACACATCCATTCTCTCTTATTTCTTCTTTTCTGGAGCTTCCAAGCAACAAAATGGCAAATTTATACATCCAGTAATTTCAGCAACCCATCAAACATGTTCTGAAACAAAATTTTCTTGATCATCAACACAAAACCACTTACCACTAAAAAAACATTACCACCCAAATAAACGAATCAGCAAAAAGCAGAgagaaacatcattcaatttcaatgCAACAGGTTTTCTCTGCTGCCGCAGCTCCTCCAAAAAGTTCTCGAttaacacacaaaaaaaaaaacccaatagGGGAAGAACAGTAAAAGTACCCGTTGAGCTCTGATACGACCTTGTCTTTCAGCAGAACACTTCTCCTCGGCAACCTTCAACGCGGCTTCAAGTTCTTGAATTTTATCCGCGTACCCATTTGAATTCGATCTTGAATTTCGGCTCCACCAATAAACTGAAACAAGACATGAAGCACGCACATATTTCTATGCATCAATGGAGAATAAATGAAACCAtggattcaaatttttttttgcagGGATTGGGAAACTTACAAGAAATGGCAGCAGAGCAAGAAGCCAATGCGAAGGTGATGAAGAGAGTCGGCCACGGTGTGTTTTGGTCGGCCCTCATTCGGCTGTTGTGTTCTACTGATTATGTTTTAATtctcttaatttattttataaccaaaattattagccaaattattattttatatgaatttttttaattattagatttttattatttatcaaaattataataattttgtgtcatttgatatttttatttacgAAAATGTCAGTCTATTTGGAAAACTGATATATTTATTGGGTTTTTGTGgccatttatttaataaaaaactatatttttttgtatatttttttttaagttttacaatttatttttatttttttacttttaaaaaaagattttaCGAGCActagtatataattaaatatcatatatttttctgaaattttaattttttttatttataaaaaagtttAAATATATTCAGAACTAAGAAGGTGTGATATTGATTTGATGAAATAAATGTCTTCttagaaaatataaaaatattgaagGTCCTTATTTATATAAGGATACTTTAGGAAATaccatataagaaaatatcaaGAGACCAAGCTGATTTTATGGTGGTCTTCCTattcttaataatatttttaaatttgttttcgcAATTTCATAGCTTTTTGGGCTTGTTTTGTAATAAatagaaatatatgtgtctgtATATATACATCCAATTATCCATATCAACAATCTTTTGGACAAATCTATACATCAGAAGTCAATCGAGTTTCATGAtcgtaaaaatatatatatttccatCGCTACATGTAGTAATCAGGGATGGCAACGGGGCGGGTTTAGGCAAACCTGAGACCCGCCTCGCCTCTCCTTGGATCCGGCAGGTTCAATCCGGGTCTAACCCGTTGGACCcgtcaaattaaatataaattaaattttattaaataaaaaaatttaaataagttaaaaaattagcaaaccaacatttttaatttttaaatttatattaataatatttatgacACAAAAATATTCCTACAAgttgaaatatataatttttttatttaattaataattaataacaaaaaaatcataataatatattttcatattaaaaatatcataatatattaaaattatttacattcaaaaatattataaactcaaattaagaataaaatattgattatgtgatataaataatataattatatattatcagtatatatacatgtatattttatatttatatttaattatatttaatatatatttttgacgGGGCGGGTTCggccaaacccgagacccgccccgAACCCACATGTGGACCCGCTTAATCGGGTCTAAATCAGTCTCGCCGGACCAGGTTCAATGCGGGGTCGGGTTTAGGCCCGACCCATTAACATCCCTATAATTAATAATCCAAACACTTTCATACCTCAGGTTTTTACATCCCATAAATTTGATTCATATTCACTTTTTGACTAAatacaaatttaaaattataggcTCGTTCTCAAGAATCTTGCCCACAGATTATTTAAATTCAAACTATACTTAACTCTGGGATGAAATAACCGTGAGAAATAAAGTTTTCATTAGCACATGATATAAAGTACGACATTCAGATTATACGAAAGTCATGCATGATCGATTTTTATTGAGTAGAGATAAATCGAAGACAgattcaaatataatatatagttGTCATTAATTACATTCGATTTTATTTAgacataaataattttttaagattGTTTCATAGttaattttataaaactaaatcaCTTATCAGACCAaaactaaattattattttttttaatgccAAACTAGGGAATAATCTAATCGAGCTTAAATATCCTTTTGAAATAAAATAGAAGCGAATAAATGAATTTTTCACTTTCAAAATTTATTGCCCACGATATCAATTCATTACTCcccatttcaaaataaaaaaataaaatcatgccacaaaattacattaaacataAGTTTATATTTACATTAGTAAAATAGTTTATGCATGCATCAcattcaaaacataaataaataaaaaaacctaTAACTTAATTATacactaaataataaatataacatatcatatcttattaaaaaaaaatttaatgtataACCATAAATATAATCAATGAATCTCTTTATGTGATTCAAAACGTATTCGAGTTGGTAGAGTAAATGAACTTTTGATCAATGGTCATGAATTTGATTCGTCCAACCAAAACCTTTCCAAGTGAACACACATAGCTTACTAGTGCGTTTTAATTAGTTAGCATAGTTTTGTATGCTATTGTATCGGTCCAATAATTACCAATGTATTAGATTCCATGCTTGAGGGTTACATTCTATCTTCGTAGGAGATTTAGCTGCAGATGTTACTGATACTTTACTCCATGAAACTTTTGCTAGTAAATatgtttttaatattaaaaatcacaATAATTAACCAATTTGACCAAATCTTGTGCTTTCTTTATGTCACCATTTCTCGATTTATGCGTGTCAACCTTGCGCAGGAATCATGCTAATCTTCTCTGTATCGTTCCAATTTTATAGGATGTCCCCGAAGGAACTCTTCTTTATGTCACCAAAAGATTAGTTCAATTGCCATCAATATGTATCAAAACAACCATTATTTGATTCCATTAATTGACCAACTAATAAGTTTGTTTGGTTTCCTAGATCCAACGAGTCATAATCCTAATGCATGCTAATATAGTAATATTATTGTCTTATTTTTCTGACATTAATAATTATTCTACACAATAAATATATAGTAAAATGTATTTCACTAATTAACTCGTCATAAAaccatataaatttattttcgaGCTAACATCTTCCTGAACATGTCATTGACAAGAAAATTAGGCATAGTTTGGTACACATGATAAGGgagtaattaataaattattctcCTCCATCCCATATTTGgtacatttttaaaaaacccATGATAAGTCAATGGGCCCTTGATAAATGCTTTGACAAGGGGACTATGTATCCTTTTGATTTGGTGTGATAAATTTAATACAACTAAAAAAATACTACAAAAAGACATGATTACCCTCCACATATAAAAACATCTAAACTCTAATAACGCCTCATTCTTCTCCACATTACGGTAGGGTTAATTTTGTCATTaaaatcgaatatataaatttaatcactcttATTAAAATCATACCAAACATTCACTATAGTATCCTATTATTTTACTTATCCTTAATTTATccttatattatatatcttataCTTATCCTATCCTATGTACCAAACTATACCTAAGCATGAGCACATCTTCTAACCAAGAAGAAAGAAACTCAgcctaataataaaaataaaataaatactcaatatttaataattatagtatATAGTTGCATATtacttattttgattttttaataataataataacaataactcCGGCTACTTTTTCGGTaactattattttatttcttaaaattagcTATTAAACAAAAATTCTTTTCATTATACTAAATGTAACTTTAGAAAATATTAAGAATAGCTAatatttaaacataaaataaattatttattttatacacaattctaattttttttttttttttggattctaGATTGATGCAAAATGAGAGTACAAACACTCCTATTTATACAAGTTACACCTCcttaaccaaaggtt
It encodes:
- the LOC140890808 gene encoding uncharacterized protein isoform X2 yields the protein MRADQNTPWPTLFITFALASCSAAISFYWWSRNSRSNSNGYADKIQELEAALKVAEEKCSAERQGRIRAQRALREALNQPHCGKAETKLLKAYPMAQIGVVKSCFSTRNGTPRQPLLVPLARASLIFDLTRVPHASLEGLEGYSHCWIIYVFHLNTNLDKLWNKPSQSKFKAKVRVPRLKGEKVGLFATRSPHRPCPIGLTVAKVEAVHGHTVLLSGVDLVDGTPILDIKPYLPYCDSITGATVPDWVKMDDILAVPSVSFSEDFSSSLTDCWAMEKKSLYFSPDEYLSLIKQVLSWDIRSLAQRSHPHNALLKTDDCSGEDGDTIVRSYERRRDFEHGHEPQSLSFHDVVYHLVLEGLDVSYRIDPIGNVLVEKVCLGSSMQNGNENI
- the LOC140890808 gene encoding uncharacterized protein isoform X1, giving the protein MRADQNTPWPTLFITFALASCSAAISFYWWSRNSRSNSNGYADKIQELEAALKVAEEKCSAERQGRIRAQRALREALNQPHCGKAETKLLKAYPMAQIGVVKSCFSTRNGTPRQPLLVPLARASLIFDLTRVPHASLEGLEGYSHCWIIYVFHLNTNLDKLWNKPSQSKFKAKVRVPRLKGEKVGLFATRSPHRPCPIGLTVAKVEAVHGHTVLLSGVDLVDGTPILDIKPYLPYCDSITGATVPDWVKMDDILAVPSVSFSEDFSSSLTDCWAMVEKKSLYFSPDEYLSLIKQVLSWDIRSLAQRSHPHNALLKTDDCSGEDGDTIVRSYERRRDFEHGHEPQSLSFHDVVYHLVLEGLDVSYRIDPIGNVLVEKVCLGSSMQNGNENI